A genomic window from Candidatus Tumulicola sp. includes:
- a CDS encoding MFS transporter, whose translation MKSIFAERGFRFYFAGQALSFVGDGLRTLAIPLLVFKLTGSALSLGITYALEFLPFALFGLVGGSLADRLDRRRLMIGCDFVRFAIIGLFALAYWRGFLSLTMLYAGIVLVSATAAVFMGGQASSIPYLLGKQRASQAIAALIAAEQTSNLVTPPLGGLLFSLGGPLPALVVNAFTYLTSQISIALVPTMGPEFPGGLPTLKELVADIRESFRFLTADVAMRTVSLMSLGLNMFGMMATAVFIAFLKREFRASDAQVGLSFGIIAVGSLFGSVLAGSVGRSWPYGLSLCIAYTIDGLIFMPVIWAHDLWVVIGFWSLASIAASFEVTQILGWRMRVIPEDKVGRVFGVARLIALIGVVPGTIGGGYLADHFGVRVPIVVSAVGYLLLASVAFAVPALRNDKR comes from the coding sequence ATGAAAAGCATCTTCGCAGAGCGAGGTTTCCGTTTCTATTTCGCCGGCCAAGCGTTGAGCTTCGTCGGCGACGGCTTGCGCACGCTCGCCATTCCGCTCCTCGTCTTCAAACTCACCGGATCCGCGCTGTCGCTCGGCATCACTTACGCGCTTGAATTCCTGCCGTTCGCGCTGTTCGGGCTCGTCGGCGGCTCTCTCGCGGACCGGCTGGACAGACGCCGGCTGATGATCGGATGCGACTTCGTGCGCTTCGCGATCATAGGACTTTTCGCGCTCGCATACTGGCGAGGATTTCTCTCGCTGACCATGCTCTACGCGGGCATCGTGCTCGTCTCAGCTACCGCGGCTGTGTTCATGGGCGGGCAAGCCTCGAGCATCCCATATCTCCTCGGCAAACAGCGCGCGAGCCAAGCGATCGCCGCGCTCATCGCGGCGGAACAGACGTCGAACCTCGTCACGCCGCCCCTTGGTGGCCTGCTGTTCTCGCTGGGTGGGCCGCTGCCCGCGTTGGTGGTCAACGCGTTCACGTATCTCACGTCGCAGATATCGATCGCGCTCGTGCCCACCATGGGGCCGGAATTTCCGGGCGGGCTGCCGACGCTGAAGGAACTGGTCGCGGACATCCGCGAGAGTTTTCGCTTCCTGACCGCGGACGTCGCCATGCGGACGGTCTCGCTCATGAGCCTTGGGCTGAACATGTTCGGCATGATGGCCACGGCCGTGTTCATCGCCTTTCTCAAGCGCGAATTCCGTGCGAGCGACGCGCAGGTGGGGTTGAGTTTCGGCATCATCGCGGTCGGTTCGTTGTTCGGCTCGGTGCTTGCCGGGTCGGTCGGCCGCAGCTGGCCCTACGGCCTGTCGCTGTGCATCGCGTACACCATCGACGGCTTGATCTTCATGCCCGTGATCTGGGCGCACGATCTTTGGGTGGTCATCGGATTCTGGTCGCTCGCGAGCATCGCCGCATCTTTTGAAGTGACGCAGATCCTAGGCTGGCGCATGCGCGTCATCCCCGAAGACAAGGTCGGCCGCGTCTTCGGAGTCGCCCGCCTCATCGCCCTCATCGGTGTGGTGCCCGGCACGATCGGCGGCGGCTACTTAGCGGACCACTTCGGCGTGCGCGTGCCGATCGTGGTGTCCGCGGTCGGCTACCTCCTGCTGGCTTCGGTGGCCTTTGCAGTGCCGGCACTGCGCAACGACAAACGTTAG
- a CDS encoding class I SAM-dependent methyltransferase, which translates to MRRHEIKNLEFWERTSADYQAKHASQLNDKAQCWGVWAIPESDLHVLGDVRDKDVLEFGCGAAQWSIFLAVAGARPTGLDFSQTQLDHARRLMRERGVEFPLLLASAEAVPLPDASFDIVFCDHGAMSFADPERTVPEAARLLRPGGLFAFNMTSPLMELCWDDEDDVVRERLMRTYFGMRGGEDDETIVFQRPYGEWIRLFRAAGLEVEALIELRPPENAQSTYRDYVDVDWARRWPAENIWKLRKPAL; encoded by the coding sequence ATGCGCAGGCATGAGATCAAGAACCTCGAGTTTTGGGAGCGCACCAGCGCCGATTACCAGGCCAAACACGCGTCGCAGCTCAACGACAAGGCGCAATGCTGGGGCGTGTGGGCCATCCCGGAATCCGACCTGCACGTGCTGGGCGACGTGCGCGATAAAGACGTGCTCGAATTTGGGTGCGGCGCGGCGCAGTGGTCTATCTTTCTCGCGGTCGCCGGCGCTCGGCCCACGGGTCTTGACTTTTCGCAGACGCAGTTGGATCACGCGCGCCGGCTCATGCGCGAGCGCGGTGTTGAGTTTCCGCTGCTGCTCGCAAGTGCCGAGGCTGTGCCGCTGCCGGACGCGAGTTTCGACATCGTGTTCTGCGATCACGGCGCGATGTCGTTCGCCGATCCGGAGCGGACCGTGCCGGAGGCCGCGCGCTTGTTGCGGCCCGGCGGGCTCTTCGCATTCAACATGACGAGCCCGCTCATGGAGCTGTGTTGGGATGACGAGGACGACGTCGTGCGCGAACGCCTGATGCGTACCTATTTCGGCATGCGCGGCGGCGAGGACGATGAGACGATCGTCTTCCAACGCCCGTATGGCGAATGGATCCGGCTATTCCGAGCAGCCGGCTTGGAGGTCGAGGCTCTGATCGAACTCCGACCGCCGGAAAACGCGCAGTCGACGTACCGCGACTACGTGGACGTCGACTGGGCTCGCCGCTGGCCCGCGGAGAACATATGGAAACTCCGCAAACCAGCTTTGTAG
- the lepB gene encoding signal peptidase I, with amino-acid sequence MSPGALFIIIGVLVVARVIIGVRPLTVPDLKHRNVIREYLDAFIVAGIVALVLMQFVIRTFWIPSGSMEPTLDINDVLLANEIQYRFGDPQDGQIAVFAPPPALGTTDFIKRVMAQPGDRFRISKGVVYRNDAKLDEPYIPPGQRPDYELEIKNYAIYVEGVPLDGSRAQVPPRSDWQAPDRVPKGYYLMLGDNRNDSDDGHLWGFLRREQFVGHAFFVFWPPKHVKVLR; translated from the coding sequence ATGAGTCCCGGCGCCCTCTTCATCATCATCGGCGTCTTAGTCGTGGCGCGCGTCATCATCGGCGTGCGCCCGTTGACGGTTCCCGACCTGAAGCACCGCAACGTCATCAGGGAATATCTCGACGCATTCATCGTGGCGGGCATCGTGGCGCTCGTGCTCATGCAGTTCGTCATCCGCACGTTTTGGATCCCATCGGGCTCGATGGAACCGACGCTCGATATCAACGACGTGCTCCTGGCCAATGAGATCCAGTATCGTTTTGGCGACCCGCAGGACGGGCAGATCGCGGTCTTCGCGCCCCCGCCCGCGCTTGGCACCACCGACTTCATCAAGCGCGTGATGGCGCAGCCGGGCGACCGTTTTCGCATCAGCAAAGGCGTGGTCTATCGCAACGACGCGAAACTCGACGAGCCGTACATCCCGCCGGGCCAGCGCCCTGATTACGAGCTTGAGATCAAAAACTACGCCATCTATGTAGAGGGCGTGCCGCTGGATGGTTCTCGCGCCCAGGTCCCACCAAGGTCGGACTGGCAGGCCCCGGATCGCGTGCCCAAGGGCTACTACTTGATGCTGGGCGACAACCGCAACGATTCGGACGACGGTCACCTTTGGGGCTTCCTGCGGCGCGAACAATTCGTGGGGCACGCCTTCTTCGTGTTCTGGCCGCCCAAGCACGTCAAGGTTTTGCGCTAA
- the rplS gene encoding 50S ribosomal protein L19 — MDLAKLIGPGHAKKRSVEFSSGDTVKVHSRVTEGNKERIQVFEGVVVERRHGGPASTFTVRRIAHGVGVERSFLVHSPRVEKIEVVRQGQVRRAKLFYLQERIGNKATRIKEKK, encoded by the coding sequence ATGGATCTTGCCAAACTTATCGGCCCCGGCCACGCCAAGAAGCGCTCCGTCGAGTTCTCGTCCGGCGACACGGTCAAAGTCCATTCGCGCGTGACGGAAGGCAACAAGGAGCGCATCCAGGTCTTCGAAGGCGTCGTCGTCGAGCGCCGTCACGGCGGTCCAGCGTCCACCTTCACCGTGCGGCGCATCGCCCACGGCGTCGGTGTCGAGCGCTCGTTCCTCGTCCACTCGCCGCGCGTCGAGAAGATCGAAGTCGTGCGACAGGGGCAAGTCCGTCGCGCCAAGCTCTTCTACTTGCAAGAGCGCATCGGCAACAAAGCGACCCGCATCAAGGAAAAGAAGTAG
- the trmD gene encoding tRNA (guanosine(37)-N1)-methyltransferase TrmD, protein MQIDILTLFRPFFEPIISGSILGRAQSKGLVSIALHDLWEFVPKGERADDAPYGGGPGMVMRLGPLMAAMEHLLGAQLAMPANCRIIVPSPAGRRFDHALAAALSTQSRLIFVCGHYEGIDDRFFDLIAATEMSLGDFVLTGGEIPALAFVDAVVRLLPGAIASESASDESFAAGGLDWPHYTRPATFRNVAVPEILLTGDHARIAQWRREQAKSRTAKRRPDLAPGDRSERTQG, encoded by the coding sequence ATGCAAATCGACATCCTCACGCTTTTTCGTCCGTTTTTCGAACCGATCATCTCCGGCAGCATTCTAGGACGCGCGCAATCGAAAGGCCTCGTCAGCATCGCGCTTCATGACCTATGGGAGTTCGTCCCCAAGGGCGAGCGCGCTGACGACGCGCCGTACGGCGGCGGACCGGGCATGGTGATGCGCCTGGGGCCGCTGATGGCGGCGATGGAACACCTGCTCGGCGCGCAGCTCGCTATGCCCGCGAATTGCCGGATCATCGTGCCCTCACCAGCGGGAAGACGTTTCGATCACGCGCTCGCAGCCGCTCTCTCCACGCAGTCGCGCCTCATCTTCGTCTGCGGGCACTACGAAGGCATCGACGACCGCTTCTTCGACCTCATCGCGGCGACGGAGATGTCGCTTGGCGACTTCGTGCTCACCGGCGGCGAGATCCCGGCGCTCGCGTTCGTCGACGCTGTCGTGCGCCTGCTTCCCGGCGCGATCGCGTCCGAGAGCGCGTCGGACGAGTCGTTCGCCGCAGGCGGGCTCGATTGGCCGCACTACACGCGCCCTGCGACTTTTCGCAACGTCGCCGTGCCGGAGATACTGCTGACGGGCGACCACGCTCGGATCGCGCAATGGCGTCGCGAGCAGGCCAAAAGCCGCACCGCCAAGCGGCGCCCAGACCTGGCCCCCGGCGACAGGAGCGAACGGACGCAGGGTTGA
- a CDS encoding tetratricopeptide repeat protein has translation MESTRPDLREPVPRMSKGSTFEHALRAFGRARFEEAIVLFTQAADEDDRAADAVSKRGVCRLRLGDRGAAARDFNAALQIDPRCVAALTNLGNLALEADQTDVARARFEAALLIDETYAPAHHNYAVLLRREGKFAESVRELRLAAKYENRGKLTFLEWLSGKRR, from the coding sequence GTGGAATCCACGCGGCCCGACCTGCGCGAACCGGTGCCGCGCATGAGCAAGGGTTCGACGTTCGAACACGCGCTGCGCGCGTTCGGCAGAGCGCGATTCGAGGAGGCGATCGTGCTGTTCACGCAGGCGGCGGACGAAGACGATAGGGCGGCCGACGCGGTTTCGAAGCGCGGCGTCTGCAGGCTGCGTCTTGGCGACCGGGGTGCGGCCGCGCGCGATTTCAACGCGGCCCTCCAAATCGACCCTCGCTGCGTCGCCGCGCTCACCAATCTGGGAAACCTCGCGCTTGAGGCTGACCAAACCGACGTGGCGCGCGCGCGCTTCGAGGCTGCGCTCCTCATCGACGAGACGTACGCGCCTGCCCATCATAACTACGCCGTGCTCTTGCGCCGCGAGGGCAAGTTCGCCGAGAGCGTGCGCGAGCTGCGCCTTGCCGCGAAATACGAAAACCGCGGCAAGCTGACGTTCTTGGAGTGGTTATCGGGGAAGCGGCGATAG
- a CDS encoding twin-arginine translocase TatA/TatE family subunit translates to MLSPSDTIIIFVAALLLFGPEHLPRIAKQLGEAMRHVQNTTHAFMQEMDRAAVAAEIKTAPAVIPEQLPDTATPAPGEDASGPAGSSRETGPSGTA, encoded by the coding sequence ATGCTCAGCCCTTCCGATACCATCATCATCTTCGTGGCAGCGCTGCTGCTTTTCGGCCCCGAACACTTGCCGCGCATCGCCAAGCAGTTGGGCGAAGCCATGCGTCACGTCCAGAACACCACCCATGCCTTCATGCAGGAGATGGACCGCGCTGCCGTCGCCGCCGAGATCAAGACGGCGCCCGCGGTCATACCCGAGCAGCTGCCCGACACGGCGACGCCGGCGCCGGGAGAAGACGCGTCCGGTCCGGCAGGCTCGTCGCGGGAAACCGGACCGTCAGGTACGGCTTAG
- a CDS encoding lytic transglycosylase domain-containing protein, with protein MNRVAAIVLCSAALLCGLAPARADDDVTLYHRSVAAGGSDAIASTGRTAMHFHVSSAYAMRIYVQAIRYFNPGIDEAEAQQIVYAIVSEARSAGIDPRLVVAIVATESAFDRTARSSAGALGLGQLMPSTAAADGVGDTSDISQNIHGTVLTLKGNLEHYAGLDPQRQYEFAIAAYNAGTGAVDRYNGVPPYDETINYVTKVIALWRRFYGKSSS; from the coding sequence ATGAACCGGGTCGCGGCCATCGTGCTTTGCTCGGCTGCCCTTCTCTGCGGCTTGGCGCCGGCGCGCGCCGACGACGATGTTACGCTGTATCATCGCAGCGTGGCGGCCGGCGGCTCGGACGCAATCGCGTCAACGGGCAGAACCGCGATGCACTTCCACGTGAGTTCAGCCTATGCGATGCGCATCTACGTCCAGGCGATCCGCTATTTCAATCCGGGGATCGACGAGGCTGAGGCCCAGCAGATCGTCTACGCCATCGTCAGCGAGGCCCGTTCAGCGGGCATAGACCCGCGCTTGGTCGTGGCCATCGTGGCAACGGAAAGCGCCTTCGACCGGACCGCGCGCAGTTCCGCGGGAGCCTTGGGGCTTGGGCAGCTGATGCCCAGCACGGCCGCGGCGGATGGCGTCGGCGACACCAGCGACATCAGCCAGAACATCCATGGAACGGTGCTCACGCTCAAGGGCAATCTGGAGCACTACGCCGGGTTGGATCCGCAGCGTCAATATGAGTTCGCGATCGCGGCGTACAACGCCGGCACGGGGGCTGTGGATCGCTATAACGGCGTGCCTCCGTACGACGAAACGATCAACTACGTGACCAAAGTCATCGCGCTGTGGCGCCGTTTCTATGGCAAGTCTTCTTCCTGA